One genomic window of Mogibacterium diversum includes the following:
- the mutL gene encoding DNA mismatch repair endonuclease MutL, with protein MIRILDEFIADKIAAGEVIERPLSIVKELIENSIDAGSSQIVIEIKNGGKSCIRVTDNGSGIVSDEIELAFERHATGKISKLSDLDHINTLGFRGEALASITAISRITVYSKTADSELGTKLKMQGGTTVSIEKTGMNTGTTMVVEDVFYNTPARRKFMKSDAAEATVIIDMIQKIAIYYSHIAFRLINNKQTVIATPGTGDILTTIQSIYPSYRQLIEIHGDYVHGFISDPGSTKSNKRGQIFFVNGRYVSSSTIENGIVKGYGDRIFSGHPICILFLEVNPETIDVNIHPNKKEIKFLHEEDIVKDIENAIKRVINSENTIPSAMGLRSEGTSDTNASSALNITTSNAERLSSETYQDNSLKSDEKKSTQVDIKSFLASKTRVSDITDTYTPDGLAESTQNCTDTDSVKGGFEEANHNNNTSNANNNDVKINDNAKDNAIIKKQIAIKAPNVQTFDFDSLVYKGYLFDTYIIMQSTDIAYLIDQHAAHERIMYERFITVYNNSEHVSQPMLMPFSIETSSDVYAAERFWMDDLARLGFDIDDFGNNTFIVRGIPTYMDRGEAELFIHTYIEDPESRSDRGNTTVIDKLIMRSCKAAVKGNNKLSTMEIEELIEQLSNCVNPFSCPHGRPTFIRFTLSEISRAFKR; from the coding sequence ATGATTAGAATTCTCGATGAGTTTATAGCAGATAAAATAGCTGCAGGTGAAGTCATTGAACGCCCACTTTCTATTGTCAAAGAGTTGATTGAGAACTCTATTGACGCTGGCTCCTCGCAGATAGTAATTGAAATCAAAAATGGTGGTAAGTCATGCATAAGGGTAACAGATAATGGGTCTGGAATAGTTAGCGATGAGATTGAACTGGCATTTGAAAGACACGCAACAGGTAAAATATCAAAACTCAGCGACCTAGATCATATAAATACTCTTGGGTTCAGAGGTGAAGCACTAGCTAGTATAACTGCAATCTCTAGAATTACAGTCTATTCCAAGACTGCGGATTCTGAACTGGGCACTAAGCTCAAGATGCAAGGAGGAACAACTGTAAGCATAGAAAAGACTGGTATGAATACTGGTACTACCATGGTGGTTGAGGATGTATTTTACAACACTCCTGCAAGACGAAAATTTATGAAGAGCGATGCTGCAGAAGCAACAGTGATCATCGATATGATTCAAAAGATTGCCATATACTATTCCCACATTGCTTTCAGACTCATTAACAACAAACAGACTGTTATTGCAACACCTGGCACTGGTGATATCCTCACTACAATTCAGTCAATATATCCATCTTACCGCCAACTAATAGAAATTCACGGTGACTATGTTCACGGATTTATCTCAGATCCAGGAAGCACAAAGAGCAACAAAAGAGGGCAGATATTCTTCGTAAATGGTAGATATGTAAGTAGCTCTACTATTGAAAATGGCATTGTAAAAGGATACGGAGACAGAATATTCTCCGGTCACCCGATTTGCATCCTGTTTCTTGAAGTTAACCCGGAAACTATAGATGTAAATATTCATCCTAATAAGAAGGAAATAAAATTTCTACACGAAGAAGATATTGTCAAAGACATAGAAAACGCTATCAAGCGTGTAATTAACTCAGAGAATACAATTCCTTCAGCAATGGGTCTTAGATCCGAAGGCACTTCTGATACAAACGCCTCTTCAGCATTGAATATTACCACTTCAAACGCTGAAAGACTCTCTTCAGAGACCTATCAAGACAATTCGCTAAAATCCGATGAAAAAAAGAGTACGCAGGTTGATATAAAGTCATTTCTTGCATCTAAAACGAGGGTTTCAGATATCACTGATACATATACACCTGATGGATTAGCTGAATCTACACAAAATTGCACTGATACAGATTCTGTAAAGGGTGGTTTTGAAGAAGCTAATCATAATAATAACACATCAAATGCAAATAATAATGATGTTAAAATCAACGATAATGCTAAAGATAATGCTATAATTAAAAAGCAGATTGCAATTAAAGCACCTAATGTCCAGACATTTGATTTTGATTCACTAGTATATAAGGGATACTTATTTGATACATACATTATCATGCAATCAACTGATATAGCATATCTAATTGATCAACACGCTGCACACGAGCGTATCATGTACGAGCGTTTTATCACTGTGTATAATAACTCGGAACACGTATCTCAACCAATGCTAATGCCTTTTTCCATTGAGACTTCGAGCGATGTATATGCTGCCGAAAGATTCTGGATGGATGATCTCGCTAGACTAGGTTTCGATATCGACGATTTTGGAAATAATACATTCATCGTTAGAGGTATTCCGACCTACATGGATAGAGGTGAGGCAGAGCTATTTATCCACACATACATTGAGGACCCAGAATCAAGATCTGATAGAGGGAATACGACCGTTATCGATAAACTTATCATGCGCTCGTGCAAAGCCGCTGTAAAAGGCAATAATAAGCTTAGTACGATGGAGATTGAGGAACTTATCGAGCAATTGTCAAACTGTGTAAATCCATTTAGTTGTCCTCACGGGAGGCCTACATTCATTAGGTTTACATTATCAGAAATTTCGCGCGCATTTAAGCGTTAA
- the mutS gene encoding DNA mismatch repair protein MutS yields MGLSPMMKQYFDIKEQYKDCLLMYRLGDFYELFFDDALITSRELELTLTGRNCGLEERAPMCGVPFHAANSYIAKLVAKGYKVAICEQIEDPKEAKGIVKREVIRIITPGTIDIDESTNAKDNLYLASVYITKKTSGIAYTDITTGEFTALEVRDNHDNELLISELVRISPKEIIYFDETSSDFIETYSKTSPGTYINTIDESYFKYSSCEDILLSQFEVTSLIPLDIQDKREVTIASGSLLLYLMETEKHASPQIKHLILKESGLNMILDRSTMRNLELLETQYNQSQKGSLLDVLDKTHTAMGGRLIRRFIKEPLKDSDAINKRLEAVETLVDLPVNRANIVSSLKHVYDFERLTARIASMRANGKDLIALKTTIRELPSIKDELCNIDTPLLNEIYSSLDDFSELEALIENSIVEEPPFTITDGDLIKPGYSEELDSLKLSIKDAKEWITGLETREKERTGIKNLKVGFNKVFGYYIDISKSNLPLVPDDYIRKQTLVNNERYITPELKEKESLVLSAEAKINNIEYEIFKEVRASIEPYFARLQRASASVALLDVLTSLADVASRYGYVKPIVDDSSVIDIKEGRHPAVEQMIGEGLFVSNSTLLDTVSRSMLIITGPNMSGKSTYMRQTAIIVLMAQIGSFVPCEHAHIGAVDRVFTRIGASDNLSHGQSTFYIEMSELANILRNATERSLIILDEIGRGTSTFDGLSIAWATIEFLSKPGNCIRTMFATHYHELTVLESKYANVKNLSVAVSEQGSDIVFLHKISEQPASKSYGIHVAKIAGVPSEIRKKAASKLRELESGSSSSPLSSDQISFFGQSIVADDENEYEEIIDEIKDINLNNITPMEAMLKLKEIQDKVK; encoded by the coding sequence ATGGGCCTTTCACCGATGATGAAGCAATACTTCGACATAAAAGAGCAATACAAGGACTGCTTGTTAATGTATAGGCTAGGTGATTTTTATGAGCTTTTTTTTGACGACGCTCTGATAACATCTCGTGAATTGGAACTTACGTTAACCGGCAGAAATTGTGGTTTAGAAGAAAGAGCACCTATGTGTGGTGTTCCTTTTCATGCAGCGAATTCATATATTGCTAAACTAGTAGCAAAAGGATATAAAGTTGCTATTTGTGAACAGATTGAAGATCCAAAAGAGGCTAAAGGCATTGTGAAGAGAGAAGTAATAAGAATTATTACTCCTGGAACAATTGATATAGATGAGTCCACAAATGCGAAAGACAATTTATATTTAGCCTCTGTATATATTACTAAAAAGACTAGCGGGATAGCATACACTGATATCACTACCGGTGAATTTACAGCACTTGAAGTCCGTGATAATCATGACAACGAGCTGTTGATTTCTGAGCTTGTAAGAATATCTCCTAAAGAAATCATTTACTTTGATGAAACCTCTTCAGATTTTATAGAAACATACTCTAAGACATCACCTGGCACATATATAAATACAATAGATGAATCATATTTTAAATATTCGTCTTGCGAAGATATACTCTTGTCCCAATTTGAGGTAACTTCTCTTATTCCTCTCGATATACAGGATAAGAGGGAAGTTACAATTGCCTCAGGATCGCTTCTTCTGTATCTAATGGAAACCGAAAAGCATGCATCTCCACAGATTAAGCATTTAATTCTAAAGGAATCCGGCCTAAATATGATTCTAGATAGGTCTACTATGCGCAATCTAGAACTGCTAGAGACGCAATATAATCAGAGTCAGAAGGGCTCTTTGCTTGACGTTTTAGATAAGACACATACAGCAATGGGTGGAAGACTTATCAGAAGGTTTATTAAAGAACCTCTAAAGGATAGCGATGCAATCAATAAGAGGCTGGAGGCGGTTGAAACACTGGTTGATTTGCCAGTTAATAGAGCGAATATAGTGTCATCACTAAAACACGTATATGATTTTGAGCGTCTCACAGCTAGGATAGCGAGTATGAGAGCTAATGGCAAAGACCTCATAGCACTAAAGACTACTATTAGAGAGCTACCCTCAATAAAAGATGAGTTATGCAATATAGATACGCCTCTTTTAAACGAAATCTATTCATCTCTTGACGATTTTTCGGAGCTAGAGGCTCTTATCGAGAATTCTATTGTTGAAGAACCACCATTTACAATCACGGATGGAGATCTCATTAAACCAGGTTACTCCGAAGAACTTGATAGTCTAAAATTATCGATCAAAGATGCAAAAGAATGGATTACAGGTCTTGAGACTAGAGAAAAAGAGCGTACAGGTATTAAGAATTTAAAGGTTGGATTCAACAAGGTATTTGGATACTATATCGATATTAGTAAATCTAATCTTCCTCTCGTTCCAGATGACTACATAAGAAAGCAAACACTCGTCAACAACGAGAGATACATAACACCAGAGCTGAAGGAGAAGGAGAGTCTTGTCTTATCAGCTGAGGCTAAAATTAATAATATAGAATATGAGATTTTTAAAGAAGTTCGAGCTTCTATTGAGCCTTATTTTGCTAGGCTTCAAAGAGCATCTGCCTCAGTAGCTCTTCTCGACGTCCTGACTTCTCTTGCCGATGTCGCTTCAAGATATGGATACGTAAAGCCCATTGTAGATGATTCTAGTGTAATAGACATTAAAGAAGGTCGTCACCCAGCAGTGGAGCAGATGATTGGGGAAGGATTATTCGTATCAAATAGTACGCTACTTGATACAGTATCACGCAGCATGCTGATAATCACAGGTCCTAATATGTCTGGTAAATCCACTTACATGCGCCAAACAGCCATTATAGTGCTGATGGCACAGATTGGGTCGTTTGTTCCTTGTGAACATGCTCATATTGGAGCGGTTGATAGAGTGTTCACCAGAATAGGTGCTTCCGACAATTTATCTCACGGTCAATCGACTTTCTACATTGAGATGAGTGAACTAGCAAATATCCTTAGAAATGCGACTGAGCGTAGCCTAATCATACTCGATGAAATCGGTAGGGGTACTAGTACCTTCGATGGCCTTTCAATTGCATGGGCTACTATTGAGTTTTTGTCAAAACCAGGAAATTGTATTAGGACCATGTTCGCTACTCACTACCACGAGCTAACGGTTCTCGAAAGTAAATACGCAAACGTTAAAAATCTATCTGTTGCCGTAAGTGAGCAGGGAAGTGATATTGTATTTCTCCACAAGATATCTGAGCAACCTGCTAGTAAAAGCTACGGTATTCATGTTGCAAAAATCGCCGGGGTTCCTTCTGAAATCCGTAAAAAGGCTGCTTCAAAGCTCAGAGAACTTGAGTCTGGTTCTAGTTCATCACCACTATCTAGTGATCAGATATCATTCTTTGGACAGAGTATTGTAGCAGATGACGAGAACGAATATGAAGAAATTATCGATGAAATTAAGGATATAAACCTTAATAACATCACACCGATGGAAGCAATGTTAAAACTGAAAGAAATCCAGGATAAAGTAAAATAG
- a CDS encoding TlyA family RNA methyltransferase, with the protein MKERLDVILVNNGLASSRDNAKRTIMAGLVTVDGIVETKSGQKFDVDSEFKVKDKLLKYVSRGGLKLEKAIQSFNIKLNGCYAVDMGASTGGFTDCMLMNGALKVYALDVGYGQLDYKLRVDPRVINMEKTNIRYLDTTLIEEPIDFISIDVSFISLRHMFPVASKILKDTGAVMCLIKPQFEAGREQVGKKGIVRDSKVHVEVIENVIGYASDNGLYPHGLDYSPVKGTKGNIEYLLYLRKTESSKEISPQEVVSIAHGELDY; encoded by the coding sequence TTGAAAGAAAGGCTTGATGTCATACTCGTGAATAATGGACTTGCCTCATCACGGGATAACGCAAAGCGTACAATAATGGCCGGTCTTGTAACAGTTGACGGAATTGTCGAGACTAAATCTGGTCAAAAATTCGATGTAGATAGTGAATTTAAAGTTAAAGACAAGCTTCTTAAATATGTTAGTCGTGGCGGTCTAAAGCTGGAAAAGGCTATACAATCATTTAATATCAAACTAAATGGTTGCTATGCTGTTGATATGGGAGCTTCTACTGGCGGTTTTACCGACTGCATGCTCATGAACGGAGCACTAAAAGTTTACGCTCTAGATGTTGGTTATGGCCAGCTCGACTACAAGCTACGTGTAGACCCTAGGGTGATCAACATGGAGAAAACTAACATTCGTTATCTCGATACAACCCTTATTGAAGAGCCGATTGATTTCATATCCATCGATGTTTCATTTATTTCATTAAGGCATATGTTTCCTGTTGCATCAAAAATTCTCAAGGATACAGGAGCGGTTATGTGTCTCATTAAGCCGCAATTTGAAGCAGGTAGAGAGCAGGTGGGAAAAAAAGGCATAGTTCGTGATAGTAAAGTCCACGTGGAGGTGATAGAGAATGTCATCGGCTACGCATCTGATAACGGACTATACCCACATGGGTTAGATTATTCTCCTGTTAAAGGAACTAAGGGTAATATTGAATATCTACTATACCTTAGGAAAACAGAATCATCTAAGGAAATCTCGCCACAAGAAGTTGTGAGTATAGCTCACGGCGAGCTCGATTATTAA
- the dxs gene encoding 1-deoxy-D-xylulose-5-phosphate synthase: MKYDLEHEDLISIIKSADENELEELCSDIREFLIQKVSKTGGHLASNLGVVELTVAMHKVYNSPVDKIIYDVGHQTYVHKILTGRADQFDKLRKFKGLSGFPKAYESVHDAYDTGHSSTSLGAAAGYAVARNLKGEESEVVALIGDGAMTGGLVYEALNNIGSNRLKIRIILNDNGMSIAHNVGAMSKHLQRLRSSSNYINAKKSVRSSLNRVPLIGKPISNGISRTKSRIKLSVLDQRGILFEELGIKYIGPIDGYDIPKLIEAFNAANAVEGPTIVHVITTKGKGYSWSEKFPRKFHGVGPFSIDDGNLLSSNNSSSEVSFSEVFGNKLLELAKEDDRIVAITAAMGTATGLGPFCDELPNRFFDVGIAEQHAVLFAAGLAKAGMIPVAPIYSSFLQRAYDQIIEDVCIQNQHVIFGVDRAGLVGADGETHHGVFDLSYLSSIPNMTVFAPADGAQLEEMLEYAVKNMKSPVAIRYPRGSSKFDHLKLKAFTGNNIKLSDGADITIFAVGNMLDTALEAAQELMSKGYDVGVTNVCVVSPFEEDLTKIDTNLVITIEDNIVRGGFGEIFATRATETGNDYGLITFGVPDKFIEQGSIEQLRIECRMTANDIVKGATEYFERKA, from the coding sequence ATGAAATATGATCTTGAACATGAAGATCTGATATCTATTATAAAATCAGCCGACGAAAATGAACTCGAGGAACTGTGCAGTGACATCAGGGAATTTTTGATTCAGAAAGTTTCTAAAACTGGTGGTCATCTTGCATCAAATCTCGGTGTAGTTGAGTTAACTGTTGCTATGCATAAGGTTTACAACAGCCCTGTTGACAAGATAATCTATGATGTCGGTCATCAGACTTATGTACATAAGATACTCACGGGCAGAGCTGATCAATTCGATAAACTACGTAAATTTAAGGGGCTAAGCGGTTTCCCTAAAGCATATGAAAGTGTTCATGATGCATATGATACTGGTCACAGTAGCACATCACTTGGTGCAGCTGCAGGCTACGCAGTGGCTCGCAATTTAAAAGGAGAAGAAAGCGAAGTTGTTGCGCTAATAGGGGATGGGGCCATGACCGGCGGGTTGGTTTATGAAGCTTTAAATAACATCGGTTCTAATAGACTAAAGATACGCATAATACTGAATGATAATGGCATGTCTATCGCTCATAACGTAGGGGCTATGTCAAAGCATTTGCAGCGTCTTCGTAGCTCATCTAATTATATAAATGCAAAAAAATCCGTACGCTCATCACTGAATAGAGTTCCGCTGATAGGAAAGCCTATTTCAAATGGAATAAGTCGAACAAAATCACGAATTAAGCTTTCAGTGCTAGATCAACGGGGAATCCTTTTTGAAGAACTTGGCATTAAGTATATCGGTCCAATTGATGGATATGATATTCCTAAGCTCATAGAGGCATTTAATGCAGCAAATGCGGTCGAAGGACCGACTATCGTTCACGTTATTACGACAAAAGGCAAAGGCTATTCATGGTCCGAAAAATTTCCTAGAAAATTCCATGGTGTCGGTCCATTTAGTATTGATGACGGTAATTTATTATCGTCAAATAATTCATCTAGTGAGGTTTCATTCTCAGAAGTATTTGGTAACAAGTTACTAGAATTAGCAAAAGAAGATGACCGAATAGTTGCTATTACAGCAGCCATGGGAACCGCTACAGGGCTAGGTCCATTTTGCGATGAACTTCCAAATCGTTTCTTTGATGTAGGAATTGCTGAACAACATGCTGTACTATTTGCTGCAGGACTTGCAAAAGCTGGCATGATTCCAGTTGCGCCAATCTACTCTTCATTCCTTCAGAGGGCATATGACCAAATCATTGAAGATGTATGTATACAAAATCAGCATGTCATATTTGGAGTTGATAGAGCTGGACTAGTAGGTGCAGATGGTGAAACACATCACGGTGTATTTGATCTTAGCTATCTTTCAAGTATTCCCAATATGACAGTGTTTGCACCTGCGGATGGAGCGCAGCTTGAAGAGATGCTCGAATATGCTGTAAAGAACATGAAATCTCCTGTAGCTATAAGATACCCTCGTGGTTCTTCCAAATTTGATCATCTCAAATTAAAGGCATTTACAGGTAATAATATAAAGCTTTCTGATGGCGCTGATATTACTATCTTTGCAGTTGGAAATATGCTCGACACTGCACTTGAAGCTGCACAAGAACTCATGTCGAAGGGTTATGACGTTGGTGTAACAAACGTATGTGTAGTAAGTCCGTTTGAAGAAGACCTGACTAAAATAGATACTAATCTTGTGATTACTATAGAGGATAATATTGTTCGCGGAGGTTTTGGAGAGATATTCGCTACTAGAGCGACAGAAACAGGGAATGATTATGGGTTAATCACCTTTGGTGTTCCTGATAAATTTATAGAACAAGGCTCTATAGAGCAGCTTCGTATTGAATGCAGAATGACAGCAAATGATATAGTGAAAGGAGCAACTGAGTACTTTGAAAGAAAGGCTTGA
- a CDS encoding polyprenyl synthetase family protein gives MYDYNEYKALIEEHLLDYIPRIDTKAQMLFESMKYSLTSGGKRLRPVLLLAACDFAGGNIYEALPFACAIEYIHTYSLIHDDLPAMDNDDLRRGNPTNHKVFGEDIAILGGDALLNTAMELMFRDFTYQFDNLEKLRRHCRAGLIIAKAAGVNGMIAGQVVDVENSSKVNLQEYVDFIEENKTGALICAPIIAGLSIAGADESIIDAFNVYARCIGKAFQISDDILDMTGSIEELGKTPGKDSQQEKANFAIVNGIEQAKEELHTLTITAIESIEQFETSDKKFFRDLALRLEQRRA, from the coding sequence ATGTACGATTATAACGAATATAAAGCTCTTATCGAAGAGCATTTGCTCGATTACATTCCTAGGATTGATACTAAAGCGCAAATGCTCTTTGAATCAATGAAATACAGCTTGACAAGCGGCGGTAAGAGGCTTCGCCCTGTACTACTGTTAGCTGCATGTGATTTTGCTGGCGGCAATATATATGAAGCGCTACCATTCGCATGTGCAATTGAATATATCCATACTTATTCGCTAATTCATGATGATTTACCAGCGATGGACAACGATGATTTACGTCGTGGAAATCCAACTAACCATAAAGTATTTGGAGAAGACATTGCAATTCTCGGAGGAGATGCACTACTGAATACTGCTATGGAACTTATGTTCAGGGATTTTACATATCAATTTGATAATCTCGAGAAGCTTAGGAGACACTGCCGAGCAGGTCTTATAATCGCAAAAGCTGCCGGAGTTAATGGGATGATAGCCGGTCAGGTGGTAGATGTCGAGAATAGCTCAAAAGTTAATTTGCAAGAGTATGTGGATTTTATTGAAGAAAACAAGACAGGAGCTCTTATCTGCGCACCAATTATTGCTGGTTTAAGTATAGCTGGAGCGGATGAATCTATAATCGATGCATTTAATGTATATGCTAGATGTATCGGAAAAGCATTTCAGATATCTGACGATATACTGGATATGACCGGTTCAATAGAAGAACTCGGCAAGACACCTGGCAAAGATTCCCAGCAGGAAAAAGCTAATTTTGCAATAGTAAACGGTATAGAGCAAGCAAAAGAAGAGCTACACACCCTTACAATAACTGCGATTGAATCGATTGAACAATTTGAAACATCAGATAAAAAATTCTTTAGAGATCTAGCACTAAGGCTAGAACAGAGGAGAGCATAA
- the xseB gene encoding exodeoxyribonuclease VII small subunit, with product MTKNIDKTFMEAYQDLVDAANNITKHTTSIDESMKLFDQGMKDAELCNKILDEAEQKIEVFNSDEE from the coding sequence ATGACAAAGAATATAGATAAAACATTTATGGAGGCTTATCAGGATCTAGTGGATGCCGCTAATAACATTACCAAGCATACAACTTCAATTGATGAGTCTATGAAGCTATTTGATCAAGGCATGAAGGATGCAGAGCTTTGTAATAAAATACTCGATGAAGCAGAACAGAAAATTGAAGTTTTCAATTCTGATGAAGAATAG
- the xseA gene encoding exodeoxyribonuclease VII large subunit: MNPFSITQFNEYVSKKLNGDPNLKNLPLIGEVSGVSTSGGHMYFSLKDENSVLRAVIWRSNISRIDTSLIKNGSKIVALGDISAYARGGNYSFSIRMVESFGEGDLAKEYNRVKKLLESEGLFSREHKKPIPRFVKRIGVITSDTGAAIEDIKKIITSKNDYADIIIFPTLVQGIGSPASIIKSIETANNYSKSVKCIDVLIIGRGGGSAEDLAAFNDEDVARAIFASKIPTISAVGHESDVSISDWVADARAETPTAAADMAAINTFELREQIARNEQELKKSIAYKIKMERNNIKIQREHLIHAMSGKIREMKLNIDKAVITLKENNPTNVLSKGYALVTKNDIVVSDMSNIALDEIYTIVMADGSFEAKTTSKTQN; encoded by the coding sequence ATGAATCCATTTTCAATAACACAATTTAACGAGTACGTTTCAAAAAAGTTAAACGGTGATCCTAACCTCAAGAATTTGCCATTAATAGGTGAAGTATCAGGTGTTTCTACGAGTGGCGGTCATATGTATTTCTCCTTAAAAGACGAAAATAGTGTACTTCGTGCAGTCATATGGAGGAGTAATATTTCGAGAATCGACACATCTCTTATTAAGAATGGTAGTAAAATAGTAGCGCTTGGAGACATAAGCGCTTATGCTCGTGGTGGTAACTATTCCTTTTCCATCCGTATGGTTGAAAGCTTTGGTGAAGGCGACCTTGCAAAGGAATATAATCGAGTAAAGAAGCTCCTCGAATCTGAAGGGTTGTTTTCTCGAGAACATAAAAAGCCAATCCCTAGATTTGTAAAGCGTATTGGTGTAATAACTTCTGACACTGGAGCAGCTATAGAGGATATTAAGAAGATAATCACAAGCAAGAACGATTATGCTGATATAATAATTTTTCCAACGCTAGTACAAGGCATAGGTTCTCCGGCGAGCATTATAAAAAGCATTGAAACTGCTAATAATTATAGTAAATCCGTCAAATGTATAGACGTTCTTATTATTGGACGTGGTGGTGGTTCAGCCGAGGATTTAGCGGCATTTAATGATGAAGATGTCGCACGGGCTATCTTTGCATCAAAGATTCCGACTATCAGTGCAGTTGGTCACGAATCAGATGTATCAATATCGGATTGGGTGGCTGATGCAAGAGCCGAGACCCCAACCGCTGCTGCTGATATGGCTGCTATTAATACATTTGAACTTAGGGAGCAAATCGCGAGAAATGAGCAAGAGTTAAAAAAATCCATCGCTTATAAAATTAAGATGGAGCGTAACAATATTAAAATTCAAAGAGAGCATCTCATTCATGCAATGAGTGGCAAGATTCGCGAAATGAAACTTAACATCGATAAAGCAGTTATAACACTTAAGGAGAATAATCCAACTAATGTGCTCAGTAAGGGTTATGCTCTTGTCACAAAGAATGACATAGTGGTCTCAGACATGTCAAATATCGCTTTAGACGAGATTTATACCATAGTTATGGCTGATGGGTCATTTGAAGCAAAAACTACGTCGAAAACGCAAAATTAA
- a CDS encoding tRNA (adenosine(37)-N6)-threonylcarbamoyltransferase complex transferase subunit TsaD, protein MSNRYCLGIDTSNYKTSVAITDQDNNTIFEKSDFLEVEHGALGLRQSIAFFKHVNVLPSFIDEALSVVDRSKICCISVSDAPRRVESSYMPVFMAGFNAAKLLSSSLAVPLYTFSHQEGHVAAVLKSFETDLSDDKIIFFHLSGGTTEALLATKDDIHYDLDIVGGTKDISIGKLLDRAGVALGYNFPAGKYIDQLALKYGYNGSSHLTKIKVDDGWFNLSGTEYQVLNAIEESRAEVAAELMERLSILLFDVSKYLANKFDIPNIYMAGGVASSKYFRLKIKEFMDGSSSLKINFGSPDLSGDNAVGISILGGNAFNESIFNNTI, encoded by the coding sequence ATGAGCAATAGATATTGTCTTGGCATAGATACATCTAATTACAAAACGTCGGTTGCAATTACTGATCAAGATAACAATACAATATTTGAAAAGTCAGATTTTTTGGAGGTTGAACACGGTGCGCTTGGACTAAGGCAGTCTATCGCTTTCTTTAAGCACGTAAATGTTCTGCCTTCATTTATTGATGAGGCTCTTTCTGTAGTAGATAGAAGTAAAATTTGTTGTATATCTGTTTCCGATGCTCCTAGACGAGTTGAAAGTTCATACATGCCCGTTTTTATGGCAGGATTTAATGCAGCTAAGCTTCTAAGCAGCAGTCTTGCTGTACCGCTATATACATTTTCTCATCAGGAGGGACATGTAGCTGCAGTTTTAAAATCTTTTGAAACGGACTTGTCAGATGATAAAATAATATTTTTTCATCTCAGTGGCGGTACAACAGAAGCTCTTCTTGCGACTAAAGACGATATTCACTATGACCTTGATATAGTTGGGGGAACTAAGGATATAAGTATTGGAAAGTTGCTAGATAGAGCTGGCGTTGCTCTCGGTTACAATTTTCCAGCAGGGAAGTATATCGATCAACTCGCTTTAAAATATGGATATAACGGCTCTAGCCACCTTACAAAGATTAAGGTTGATGATGGATGGTTTAATTTGTCAGGTACTGAGTATCAAGTTTTAAATGCAATCGAAGAATCAAGAGCGGAAGTTGCCGCGGAGCTTATGGAAAGACTATCTATATTGCTCTTCGATGTTTCAAAATATCTTGCTAATAAGTTTGATATACCTAATATTTATATGGCTGGTGGAGTGGCATCTAGTAAGTATTTTAGATTGAAGATAAAAGAATTTATGGACGGAAGTAGTTCTTTAAAAATAAATTTTGGTAGCCCAGATCTATCTGGCGATAACGCAGTAGGCATATCTATTCTTGGAGGAAACGCATTTAATGAATCCATTTTCAATAACACAATTTAA